From Desulfovibrio sp. TomC, a single genomic window includes:
- a CDS encoding HDOD domain-containing protein has translation MARATGAGRRVSAGPPRTLRTGEGEAVLERLGLGLARLYDEPDAAAGREHRFFAASGRSLPPGIAAAVRQVSQDAASGSLLPRLSNPRTSLGAVVDLVAANPVLAGNVLKIANSPLYGLRAEIAAVEQAVAVVGLGNVRALVFAELLERAEVPGGPTRPARGAMWAHMAKTAVLARRIAPAFAGLDAGVAYTAGLLHDVGKLTLPAAGQSAAPWRPPAELAAYGVHHGLAGYAVCGGFDLPGNLSQAVCLHHAPSWVEIEDLEAGLADIRLALAVGMADTLALSLDGCDPGRLLPLCHSYRFLINEPILAEALADPALAVELSRATALVRVSRS, from the coding sequence TTGGCCCGGGCGACGGGGGCGGGCCGACGGGTTTCGGCCGGTCCGCCCCGGACACTGCGCACTGGAGAGGGCGAGGCGGTGCTTGAGCGCCTGGGCCTTGGGCTGGCCCGGCTCTACGACGAACCGGACGCCGCGGCCGGGCGGGAACACCGGTTCTTTGCCGCCAGCGGCAGGAGCCTGCCGCCGGGCATCGCCGCCGCAGTCCGGCAGGTGAGCCAGGATGCCGCCAGCGGGTCGCTCCTGCCCCGCTTAAGCAATCCCCGGACCAGTCTGGGGGCCGTGGTCGATCTCGTGGCCGCCAACCCGGTCCTGGCCGGCAATGTCTTGAAAATCGCCAACAGTCCGCTCTATGGCCTGCGCGCCGAGATTGCCGCCGTGGAGCAGGCCGTCGCCGTGGTTGGCCTGGGCAACGTGCGCGCCCTGGTCTTTGCCGAACTGCTGGAGCGGGCCGAAGTCCCGGGCGGCCCGACGCGACCGGCCCGGGGGGCCATGTGGGCGCATATGGCCAAGACGGCCGTCCTGGCCCGGCGCATTGCCCCGGCCTTTGCCGGACTCGACGCCGGCGTGGCCTACACCGCCGGGCTCCTGCACGACGTCGGCAAGCTGACCCTGCCGGCCGCCGGACAATCTGCCGCTCCCTGGCGTCCGCCGGCCGAGCTGGCGGCGTACGGCGTTCACCACGGTCTGGCCGGGTATGCCGTGTGCGGCGGTTTTGACCTGCCGGGAAACCTGTCCCAGGCCGTGTGCCTGCACCATGCCCCGTCCTGGGTGGAAATTGAGGACCTGGAGGCCGGGCTGGCCGATATCCGGCTGGCGCTGGCCGTCGGCATGGCCGACACGCTGGCCCTGTCCCTGGATGGCTGCGATCCGGGGCGCCTGCTGCCGCTGTGCCATTCCTACCGGTTTTTAATCAACGAACCGATCCTGGCCGAGGCGCTGGCCGATCCGGCTTTGGCTGTCGAACTGTCCCGGGCGACGGCCCTGGTGCGGGTGTCCCGGAGTTGA